A genomic region of Candidozyma auris chromosome 5, complete sequence contains the following coding sequences:
- the EDC3 gene encoding Edc3p: MTEFINYEVTLQFKDGGDVRGRISHVDGNSITLDNKKFPNARIKDLKVTQLPPDFNKENKKKKKAKPLEQIDDAIVSVSKSTSRSGTPRTKEPSSDWSSNVQDIKASEEFDFAANLAMFDKASVFADFQKNDKVSVQDRLVGHNKKDNVQAQKKQTPNDKFDNDEMVIPAGKQDNWNNLGSSTKRITSPLEASRANSIPSLLARESFSSKPHKFTFPDKSTVPTATPVQLLEIERIAGETFLYNQKSMIETTALNLYNLVVKEILGGAVRLSNRKNHNLPPLVLLLIGNGRSSSRAFALGRHLTNHGVRVLAYVINDADLDEETRRESEVFEKFGGKCISSEFSVLLDILNNQLETPVELIVDALQGFEGHLLDMFYSEENLQTLKELSRWANEPKQRSRVLSLDVPSGIDGGSGTVADPDLVLHSRFIVSLGLPISGLLHAYNNRSIGAGHDDVSHYVVDAGIPNALYNVRANVRKFDKFWYCAESYMGIGVAEQS, from the coding sequence ATGACGGAGTTCATAAACTACGAAGTGACCCTTCAATTTAAAGACGGAGGGGACGTGAGGGGCAGAATTTCTCACGTAGATGGCAACCTGATCACTCTAGACAACAAGAAATTCCCCAATGCGAGGATCAAGGATTTAAAAGTCACCCAGTTACCTccagacttcaacaaggagaacaagaaaaagaaaaaggcaaaacCATTAGAGCAAATTGACGATGCCATTGTTTCAGTGTCCAAATCTACTTCTCGAAGCGGAACTCCCAGAACGAAGGAACCGCTGTCAGATTGGTCCTCAAATGTTCAGGATATTAAGGCATCTGAAGAGTTTGATTTTGCTGCTAACTTGGCGATGTTCGATAAAGCCTCTGTCTTTGCTGATTTCCAGAAAAATGATAAAGTAAGCGTGCAAGACAGGCTTGTGGGACACAACAAGAAGGACAACGTTCAGGCTCAGAAAAAACAGACCCCCAACGATAAATTCGATAATGATGAAATGGTCATTCCAGCGGGCAAACAAGATAACTGGAACAACCTTGGCTCTTCCACAAAGAGAATCACGCTGCCTTTGGAGGCATCCAGAGCAAATAGCATTCCATCGCTTCTAGCCAGAGAGCTGTTCTCCTCGAAGCCTCACAAGTTTACTTTTCCCGATAAATCAACAGTTCCTACAGCCACTCCTGtgcagcttcttgaaatagAAAGAATTGCCGGTGAAACATTTTTGTACAATCAGAAGTCTATGATTGAGACCACTGCATTGAACTTGTACAACCTCGTGGTCAAGGAGATCCTTGGCGGAGCTGTTCGTCTAAGCAACAGGAAAAATCACAACTTGCCGCCTTTGGTGTTGCTTTTGATTGGCAACGGAAGGTCAAGTAGCCGTGCATTTGCTCTTGGGCGCCATTTAACCAATCATGGCGTTCGTGTTTTGGCATACGTGATTAACGACGCAGACTTGGATGAGGAAACGCGTCGTGAAAGCGaagtatttgaaaaatttggtGGCAAGTGTATCTCATCTGAATTCTCCGTGTTGTTGGATATCTTGAACAACCAGCTCGAGACCCCGGTAGAATTGATTGTCGATGCATTGCAAGGCTTCGAAGGCCACCTACTTGACATGTTTTACTCCGAAGAAAATCTCCAGACtctcaaagagctctctcGCTGGGCGAACGAGCCAAAACAGAGATCTCGCGTGCTTTCTCTAGATGTTCCCTCAGGCATAGATGGTGGGTCCGGCACTGTTGCTGATCCTGACCTCGTGTTACACAGCCGATTTATTGTGTCGTTGGGTTTGCCCATCAGTGGCTTGCTACATGCATACAACAATCGACTGATTGGTGCTGGCCACGACGACGTGTCGCACTACGTAGTCGACGCTGGCATCCCCAATGCGTTATACAATGTGAGAGCCAACGTGAGAAAATTCGACAAGTTCTGGTACTGTGCCGAGCTGTACATGGGCATTGGCGTTGCAGAGCAGTCTTAG